One stretch of Saccharopolyspora erythraea DNA includes these proteins:
- a CDS encoding LuxR C-terminal-related transcriptional regulator, translated as MTTPSDQSSPDLGVLLARGVRALREATELPVAFGGAVSADRRRLVIDQLSGTATRSLLNLTVSSGAGLGGKALALARPSAVADYLNAEEITHRYDAAVAPEGLRAMLALPIRVGEGTHAILYAAGRQRTHLGDDVLRAAERVVRRVERDIAVEQEVLRRLACTAAPATGPRTALSAGEADELCTEIMAIATTIEDEGTRGRLLEVCRRVRARSGRRLDGARPALSPRETDVLALVATGCTNDAVARRLGLLPNTVKSYLKSAMKKLDATNRVQAVNRARQAGLIG; from the coding sequence ATGACAACGCCGTCGGACCAGTCTTCACCGGACCTGGGCGTGTTGCTCGCGCGAGGTGTGCGGGCGCTGCGGGAGGCGACCGAGCTGCCGGTCGCCTTCGGCGGCGCGGTCTCGGCGGACCGGCGCCGCCTCGTCATCGACCAGCTGAGCGGCACCGCCACCCGGTCGCTGCTGAACCTCACCGTCAGCTCCGGCGCCGGGCTCGGCGGCAAGGCGCTCGCGCTGGCCCGCCCCTCCGCGGTCGCCGACTACCTCAACGCCGAGGAGATCACCCACCGCTACGACGCCGCCGTGGCACCCGAGGGACTGCGCGCGATGCTCGCCCTGCCGATCCGGGTCGGCGAGGGCACGCACGCCATCCTCTACGCGGCCGGGCGGCAGCGGACGCACCTCGGCGACGACGTGCTGCGCGCGGCGGAGCGGGTCGTGCGGCGGGTCGAGCGCGACATCGCGGTGGAGCAGGAAGTGCTGCGGCGCCTCGCGTGCACGGCCGCCCCCGCGACAGGACCGCGCACCGCGCTGTCCGCCGGCGAGGCCGACGAGCTCTGCACCGAGATCATGGCCATCGCCACGACCATCGAGGACGAGGGCACCCGCGGCCGGCTCCTCGAGGTGTGCCGCCGCGTGAGGGCGCGCAGCGGGAGGCGCCTGGACGGTGCCCGGCCCGCGCTGTCGCCGCGGGAGACCGACGTGCTCGCGCTGGTCGCGACGGGCTGCACCAACGACGCGGTGGCGCGGCGCCTCGGCCTGCTGCCCAACACCGTGAAGTCCTATCTGAAGAGCGCCATGAAGAAGCTGGACGCGACCAACCGCGTCCAGGCCGTCAACCGGGCCCGCCAGGCCGGGCTGATCGGCTGA
- a CDS encoding penicillin acylase family protein has product MTDPVQLNRRSLLAATAALGACWSTAAATPREVGGATVVRDLWGTPHVYADTRRSLFHGYGHSVAEDRLFQLDMARRSFTGRVAEVLGAAYLDHDRAVRTDTDAVSVRAQYDRLPRHDRDVVDGYAEGVNARIREVLADRERLLPRQYSELGFEPAEWTGLDVVMIFVGTMAVRFSATTNQVENLATLRELVEHFGPERGRRLFDQLVWRDDPTAPTTVPAGPAPGGVPRVLPKFWSRQSAIPVLDG; this is encoded by the coding sequence ATGACCGATCCCGTGCAGCTCAACCGCCGGAGCCTGCTCGCCGCGACGGCGGCGCTGGGCGCCTGCTGGTCCACGGCGGCCGCCACGCCGCGCGAGGTCGGCGGCGCGACCGTAGTCCGCGACCTCTGGGGGACGCCGCACGTCTACGCCGATACGCGGAGAAGCCTGTTCCACGGCTACGGCCACAGCGTCGCCGAGGACCGGCTGTTCCAGCTCGACATGGCGCGGCGCTCGTTCACCGGCCGGGTGGCCGAGGTGCTCGGTGCCGCCTACCTCGACCACGACCGAGCGGTGCGCACCGACACCGACGCCGTTTCCGTTCGCGCGCAGTACGACCGGCTGCCGCGGCACGACCGCGACGTGGTCGACGGCTACGCCGAGGGCGTCAACGCGCGCATCCGGGAAGTCCTCGCCGACCGGGAGCGGCTGCTACCGCGGCAGTACTCGGAACTCGGGTTCGAACCGGCCGAGTGGACCGGGCTCGACGTGGTGATGATCTTCGTGGGCACCATGGCGGTGCGGTTCTCGGCCACCACCAACCAGGTCGAGAACCTGGCGACGCTGCGCGAGCTCGTCGAGCACTTCGGCCCGGAGCGCGGGCGCCGGCTGTTCGACCAGCTCGTGTGGCGCGACGACCCCACCGCGCCGACGACGGTGCCCGCCGGTCCCGCACCGGGCGGGGTCCCACGCGTGTTGCCGAAGTTCTGGTCGCGGCAGTCGGCGATACCCGTGCTAGACGGTTGA
- a CDS encoding solute symporter family protein, producing MILSVSIVAGILALTLAITWVAARRNTSASSHYVAEGQVGPVGNGLAIAGDYVSAASFLGISGAIALTGFNGFYLASAVPLAYLLVLLVIAEPLRNLGRFTLADAVAARFRGRGLRGWLAVTTIVISAMYMVIQFVGAGLLVQALLGVEFSAAVLVLGVLMVVYTTFGGMLATTWVQVLKTGLLLGGTATVLLLVLAEYGPDPLGVVRGLPASAVVAEPLGLIGTADTISQQLALALGVMGLPHVMVRFLTVRDAPAARRSGLVALWVFSAFYLVLPFLGYGALRAVGAPGIEAAHEKGNLAAVQLAEALGGEVLRAAVVGVALATILAVLAGVAIATSGAFAHDLYTHVVKRGAVSSRGQLRAARLSLVGIALVAMLLALAAKHFNLAFLANVAFAVAASTNMPVLVLSIYWRGFNRTGASWALAGGLVVSLGLVALSPNVLGPTGLVTGVAPLFPLTIPALVSVPAAFLLAVAGSWWGRDRGDEHATAFDEIERAALVGSER from the coding sequence GTGATCCTCAGCGTCTCGATCGTCGCGGGCATCCTCGCGCTCACACTGGCCATCACCTGGGTCGCGGCCAGGCGCAACACCTCGGCCTCGTCGCACTACGTCGCGGAGGGGCAGGTAGGGCCCGTCGGCAACGGGCTGGCCATCGCGGGCGACTACGTCTCGGCGGCCTCGTTCCTCGGCATCAGCGGCGCCATCGCGCTCACCGGGTTCAACGGCTTCTACCTGGCCTCGGCGGTGCCGCTGGCCTACCTGCTGGTGCTGCTGGTCATCGCCGAGCCGTTGCGCAACCTCGGCCGCTTCACCCTCGCCGACGCCGTCGCGGCGCGCTTCCGCGGACGCGGCCTGCGCGGCTGGCTGGCGGTCACCACGATCGTCATCTCCGCGATGTACATGGTGATCCAGTTCGTCGGCGCGGGGCTGCTGGTGCAGGCGCTGCTGGGGGTGGAGTTCAGCGCGGCGGTGCTCGTCCTCGGCGTGCTCATGGTCGTCTACACCACGTTCGGCGGCATGCTGGCCACCACGTGGGTGCAGGTGCTCAAGACCGGTCTGCTGCTCGGCGGCACGGCGACGGTCCTGCTGCTGGTGCTGGCCGAGTACGGGCCGGACCCGCTCGGCGTCGTGCGCGGGCTGCCCGCGTCGGCCGTGGTCGCCGAGCCGCTCGGTCTCATCGGCACCGCCGACACCATCTCGCAGCAGCTCGCACTCGCCCTCGGGGTCATGGGCCTGCCGCACGTGATGGTCCGGTTCCTCACCGTCCGCGACGCCCCTGCCGCGCGGCGCTCCGGTCTGGTCGCGCTGTGGGTGTTCAGCGCGTTCTACCTCGTCCTGCCGTTCCTCGGCTACGGCGCGCTGCGCGCGGTCGGCGCACCCGGCATCGAGGCGGCGCACGAGAAGGGCAACCTCGCGGCCGTGCAGCTCGCCGAGGCGCTCGGAGGCGAAGTCCTGCGCGCGGCCGTCGTCGGCGTCGCGCTCGCCACCATCCTCGCCGTGCTGGCCGGTGTCGCCATCGCCACCTCCGGTGCGTTCGCCCACGACCTCTACACCCACGTCGTCAAGCGCGGTGCCGTGTCTTCGCGCGGTCAGCTGCGGGCGGCGCGGCTTTCGCTGGTCGGCATCGCGCTGGTGGCGATGCTGCTCGCGCTGGCGGCGAAGCACTTCAACCTGGCGTTCCTGGCCAACGTGGCGTTCGCGGTCGCGGCCAGCACGAACATGCCCGTGCTGGTGCTGTCGATCTACTGGCGCGGGTTCAACCGGACCGGGGCGAGCTGGGCGCTGGCCGGCGGCCTGGTGGTCAGCCTCGGCCTGGTCGCGCTGAGCCCGAACGTCCTCGGCCCGACCGGCCTGGTCACCGGCGTGGCACCGCTGTTCCCGCTGACCATCCCCGCGCTGGTGTCGGTGCCCGCGGCGTTCCTGCTCGCCGTCGCGGGTTCGTGGTGGGGACGCGACCGCGGCGACGAGCACGCCACCGCCTTCGACGAGATCGAACGTGCCGCTCTCGTCGGGAGCGAGCGATGA
- a CDS encoding DUF485 domain-containing protein, producing MVAPSPDRPAGKDEDAVLVMAKRRRSLALGSAGVLLAGFLGYVALTTSTTVLSGRIAGLGTAYWAGFAIFGVILAVAHGYARWARRMDALVRAGKQRGERE from the coding sequence ATGGTTGCTCCATCGCCGGACCGTCCCGCCGGAAAGGACGAGGACGCGGTGCTCGTCATGGCCAAGCGCCGCCGGTCGCTCGCACTCGGCAGCGCGGGCGTGCTGCTCGCCGGGTTCCTCGGCTACGTCGCGCTCACCACGTCCACGACGGTGCTCTCCGGCCGGATCGCCGGCCTCGGCACCGCGTACTGGGCGGGCTTCGCGATCTTCGGCGTCATCCTGGCGGTCGCGCACGGCTACGCGCGGTGGGCGCGGCGGATGGACGCGCTGGTGCGAGCCGGGAAGCAGCGGGGTGAGCGGGAGTGA
- a CDS encoding penicillin acylase family protein, whose product MNHLAAPVRPAPPPGVPTSGPDAAPRFSNAWLIGGGRSSTGGAILVNGPQFGFFQPAYTYSVGLHGAGFDVVGNTPFGYPVVLFGHNGHIAWGSTAGMGASVDVYAERLDPHDAHEYLFDGAYRPMRRRTETIHVRDSNPVEVTVFSTVHGPVTASDPEQGVAYTAKRAWAGRELESLFGWLDSTRARSWPQWLEQAQRNATTINWYYADREGNIGYAHTGRYPRRRPGVDPRLPMPGTGETEWLGLQPFSWNPKVFNPEQGYLANWNNKPAPGYEGHSPWSGADRVDEIHDLLRDRDGITPQQAWDVVRGTSFVDVNARYFLDDLRAAVTGLPGDSDEVRAVRLLDDWDRTNTDEDGDGRYDHPGGTIMRAWLERMVRRTLAGLPPGVRERYATTGYRDSSEGVGSLNISAGTRIVHNALLGASSGVPQTHDFFDGRGGAAVVREALAAAVADLRERFGPNMRAWLAPVVAAAFDDENFAGIPQASPREAISRGAFMNRGSENNIISLAPGGVTAAEVLAPGQSGFVASDGSTGAHYRDQLDLFLSFRNKPVLFTPDEVRAHQESVRHLP is encoded by the coding sequence ATCAATCATCTAGCGGCCCCCGTACGCCCGGCTCCGCCGCCGGGTGTCCCTACGTCCGGCCCGGATGCCGCTCCCCGGTTCAGCAACGCCTGGCTCATCGGTGGCGGCCGGAGCAGCACAGGAGGGGCGATCCTGGTCAACGGCCCGCAGTTCGGGTTCTTCCAGCCCGCCTACACCTACTCCGTCGGCCTGCACGGCGCGGGGTTCGACGTCGTGGGCAACACGCCGTTCGGCTATCCGGTGGTCCTCTTCGGACACAACGGGCACATCGCGTGGGGGTCGACCGCCGGCATGGGGGCGAGCGTCGACGTCTACGCCGAGCGACTCGACCCGCACGACGCGCACGAGTACCTCTTCGACGGCGCCTACCGGCCGATGCGCCGGCGCACCGAGACGATCCACGTGCGCGACTCGAACCCGGTCGAGGTGACCGTGTTCTCCACCGTGCACGGGCCTGTCACGGCGAGCGATCCGGAACAAGGGGTGGCCTACACCGCCAAACGGGCGTGGGCGGGACGAGAGCTGGAGTCGCTGTTCGGCTGGCTGGACTCCACGCGGGCCCGCTCGTGGCCGCAATGGCTGGAACAGGCGCAGCGCAACGCCACGACGATCAACTGGTACTACGCCGACCGCGAAGGCAACATCGGCTACGCCCACACCGGCCGGTACCCGAGGCGCAGGCCCGGCGTCGACCCCCGGCTGCCGATGCCGGGGACCGGTGAGACGGAGTGGCTCGGCCTCCAGCCCTTCTCCTGGAACCCCAAGGTGTTCAACCCGGAACAGGGCTACCTTGCCAACTGGAACAACAAGCCCGCGCCGGGCTATGAGGGGCACTCGCCGTGGTCCGGTGCCGACCGCGTCGACGAGATCCACGACCTCCTGCGCGACCGGGACGGGATCACTCCGCAGCAGGCGTGGGATGTCGTCCGCGGCACCTCGTTCGTCGACGTCAACGCCCGCTACTTCCTCGACGACCTGCGCGCCGCGGTGACCGGGCTGCCCGGGGACTCCGACGAGGTGCGAGCCGTCCGGTTGCTCGACGACTGGGACCGCACGAACACCGACGAGGACGGCGACGGCCGCTACGACCACCCGGGCGGCACCATCATGCGCGCGTGGCTGGAGCGGATGGTGCGGCGCACGCTGGCCGGGCTGCCGCCCGGAGTGCGCGAACGGTACGCCACCACCGGCTACCGGGACTCCAGCGAGGGAGTGGGCTCGCTCAACATCTCCGCGGGAACCCGGATCGTCCACAACGCCCTGCTCGGTGCGTCATCGGGTGTGCCGCAGACGCACGACTTCTTCGACGGCCGGGGCGGGGCCGCGGTGGTGCGGGAGGCGCTCGCCGCGGCCGTCGCCGACCTGCGCGAGCGCTTCGGACCGAACATGCGGGCATGGCTGGCTCCCGTCGTGGCGGCGGCCTTCGACGACGAGAACTTCGCGGGCATCCCGCAGGCGAGCCCGCGGGAGGCGATCAGCCGTGGCGCGTTCATGAACCGTGGCAGCGAGAACAACATCATCTCGCTGGCACCCGGCGGAGTCACCGCGGCCGAAGTGCTCGCACCGGGGCAGAGCGGGTTCGTCGCCTCGGACGGGTCGACCGGTGCGCATTACCGGGACCAGCTCGACCTCTTCCTGTCCTTCCGGAACAAGCCGGTGCTGTTCACCCCGGACGAGGTGCGCGCCCACCAGGAGTCCGTCCGCCACCTTCCCTAG